Genomic window (Bacteroidales bacterium):
TGACGAGTTTTTAGCTCAAACACATAAATAGAGATTATTTAAACAATTGTTTTTATGCTTATTTCTGCTGTTATCATCACAAAGAACGAAGAAAGAAACATTGAAAGATGTATAAAATCTTTATTGAAGGTTGCTGATGAAATAGTTATTGTTGATTCGTTTTCTGATGACAAAACAAAAGAAATTTGCTTAAAATACGATGTAAAGTTTGAATGCAACTGCTGGATTGGTTATGCCGAACAAAAGAATTATGCTAATTTATTGGCTTCAAATGATATGATTTTATCTATTGATGCCGATGAAGAACTTTCTGAAGAACTGCAGAAATCAATTCTTCAAATTAAATCTTCGGAAAACTATAATTATGTTTTCAAATTCAAAAGATTAAACAATTATTGTGGAAAATGGATAAAACACGGCGCTTGGTATCCGGATATGAAAGTTAGAATTTTTAACAGGAAAACAACTTTTTGGGAAGACACCAAAGTTCATGAAATATTAAATTATGGTGATACAAAAGTTGTTTTCCTAAAAGGAGATTTACTTCATTATCCTTTTTTATCCATCGAAGAACATATTAAAAGTACAAACAATTATTCCACACTACATGCACAATATGCATTTGAACGAAACAAAAAGAAAACATATTTTTCTTATTTGTT
Coding sequences:
- a CDS encoding glycosyltransferase family 2 protein, translating into MLISAVIITKNEERNIERCIKSLLKVADEIVIVDSFSDDKTKEICLKYDVKFECNCWIGYAEQKNYANLLASNDMILSIDADEELSEELQKSILQIKSSENYNYVFKFKRLNNYCGKWIKHGAWYPDMKVRIFNRKTTFWEDTKVHEILNYGDTKVVFLKGDLLHYPFLSIEEHIKSTNNYSTLHAQYAFERNKKKTYFSYLLSAIWKFFSDYLFKCGFLDGFYGFTIYKITVLDRYLRYAKLKRLRIRK